The Streptomyces sp. NBC_01689 genome includes a window with the following:
- a CDS encoding DUF1990 family protein, producing MVSPDTPFTYEDVGATRDGRCPPGFRPLHLRTRIGEGEDVFRAASEAVMTWAMHRAIGAAISATTDRAAVGTDVTVGLGPIKAPCRVVWTVEEYRRAGWAYGTLPGHPECGEEAFVVDRTGDGTVWLTVTAFSRAAKWYTRAAGPAARGLQHAYARRCGQALRRLCAGLDPV from the coding sequence ATGGTCTCCCCGGACACTCCCTTCACCTACGAGGACGTGGGCGCGACGCGCGACGGCCGCTGCCCGCCGGGGTTCCGGCCCCTCCACCTCCGCACCCGTATCGGCGAGGGCGAGGACGTCTTCCGCGCCGCCTCCGAAGCCGTCATGACCTGGGCGATGCACCGGGCGATCGGCGCGGCGATATCCGCCACCACCGACCGGGCGGCCGTCGGCACCGACGTCACCGTCGGCCTCGGCCCGATCAAGGCCCCCTGCCGGGTGGTCTGGACGGTCGAGGAGTACCGCCGCGCCGGCTGGGCGTACGGCACCCTGCCCGGCCACCCCGAGTGCGGCGAGGAGGCCTTCGTGGTCGACCGCACCGGCGACGGCACGGTCTGGCTGACCGTGACCGCCTTCAGCCGTGCGGCCAAGTGGTACACCCGCGCGGCCGGGCCGGCGGCCCGCGGCCTCCAGCACGCGTACGCGCGCCGCTGCGGTCAGGCCCTGCGCCGCCTGTGCGCGGGGCTCGACCCGGTCTGA